One region of Polynucleobacter sp. SHI8 genomic DNA includes:
- a CDS encoding alkyl sulfatase dimerization domain-containing protein produces MIKLQKTLLVALSLLASTVYASGGGAVLADPGAMEGKHFDKKGKYPSNYTVKMQEMSRKTLPFEDKTDFEEAKKGFIAAPPYKTIKAEAGNVAWDMGSYEFLLQGKNFDSVHPSLQRQAILNMAYGLYEVLPGKIYQVRGFDLANITFVKTNTGWIVFDPLTAKETAKAALDFINEKVGKRPVVAVIYSHSHGDHFGGVRGVADEAAVKAGKIQIIAPAGFMEAAVAENVYAGNAMTRRMFFQYGVLLPRSPFGHVDQSIGKNTAAGNLGLIAPTKYISKPFEEMVIDGVKMEFQNTPGTEAPAEMNTYFPDMKAFWAAENITGTIHNIYTLRGALVRDALAWSKNINNALYRYGTQAEVMFASHSWPRFGNARIQDIMRTQRDTYAYLNNEVLHQANQGVTINEIQNVYKLPDSLKNKWAAHSYHGSEEHNSRAVINRYIGYWDGNPATLTPLSPKDSAPLYVEMMGGNSKIISKGKKLFDDGKYLEGVEIVNKLVYAEPNNSEAKDLLADLFEQIGYQKESPSVRNSFLGAAYELRNGMPPGTPPKSSGPDLIRGMPTELWLNSLAISLDSKKVAGKKSVINLVTPDNGEKFVVELSNSALTNIKGQQAKNPDLTITLNRADLNSVMGGSKTFDQLITEKKAKFDGNRQVFEDLRSSLTSFTPDFELMPGTKSKTTAPLKTLDPLVVQEAAELHQ; encoded by the coding sequence ATGATAAAACTTCAAAAAACATTACTAGTCGCTCTCAGCCTATTAGCATCAACGGTATATGCTTCTGGAGGTGGTGCAGTTCTTGCCGATCCAGGCGCTATGGAAGGCAAGCACTTTGATAAAAAGGGAAAGTACCCTTCTAACTACACGGTAAAAATGCAAGAAATGTCTCGTAAGACTTTACCGTTTGAAGATAAAACTGATTTTGAAGAAGCTAAAAAAGGCTTTATTGCTGCACCTCCTTACAAGACGATCAAGGCAGAAGCTGGCAACGTTGCCTGGGATATGGGTAGTTATGAATTTTTATTACAAGGTAAAAACTTTGATAGCGTTCATCCTTCATTACAACGTCAAGCGATCCTGAACATGGCTTACGGTTTATATGAAGTACTTCCTGGAAAAATCTATCAAGTACGTGGCTTCGACCTTGCCAATATCACCTTTGTTAAAACCAATACAGGTTGGATTGTCTTTGATCCTCTTACAGCAAAAGAAACGGCTAAAGCCGCTTTAGATTTTATTAATGAAAAGGTTGGTAAGCGTCCAGTTGTTGCCGTCATTTACTCGCATTCTCATGGTGATCACTTTGGTGGTGTTCGTGGTGTCGCCGATGAGGCTGCTGTAAAGGCTGGCAAAATTCAGATTATTGCTCCTGCAGGCTTTATGGAAGCTGCGGTTGCTGAGAATGTCTACGCAGGAAATGCGATGACTCGTAGAATGTTCTTTCAATACGGCGTGCTTCTCCCAAGAAGTCCTTTTGGTCACGTGGATCAATCGATTGGTAAAAATACAGCTGCCGGCAATTTAGGATTGATTGCACCAACAAAATACATCTCTAAGCCTTTTGAAGAAATGGTAATTGATGGTGTCAAGATGGAGTTTCAAAATACACCAGGTACTGAAGCCCCTGCGGAAATGAACACCTACTTCCCAGACATGAAGGCATTTTGGGCTGCTGAAAATATTACTGGCACGATCCACAATATTTACACGCTGCGTGGCGCACTCGTCCGCGATGCTTTAGCTTGGTCAAAGAATATTAATAACGCTCTCTATCGCTACGGCACGCAAGCTGAAGTGATGTTTGCATCACACTCTTGGCCTCGTTTTGGTAATGCACGCATCCAAGACATCATGAGAACTCAACGTGATACGTACGCTTACTTAAATAATGAAGTGCTTCACCAAGCCAATCAGGGTGTGACAATTAATGAGATTCAGAACGTCTATAAATTACCTGATAGTTTAAAAAATAAATGGGCAGCGCACAGCTACCATGGTTCAGAAGAACATAATAGCCGTGCAGTGATTAACCGTTATATTGGTTACTGGGATGGTAATCCTGCAACCTTGACTCCTCTATCACCAAAAGATTCTGCACCTTTATATGTTGAGATGATGGGGGGAAATAGCAAAATCATCTCAAAAGGTAAAAAACTCTTTGATGATGGCAAATATCTTGAGGGTGTAGAGATTGTCAATAAGCTGGTCTATGCCGAACCCAATAATTCGGAAGCGAAAGATTTGTTAGCTGATCTTTTTGAGCAAATCGGTTATCAAAAAGAAAGTCCAAGTGTGCGTAATAGTTTCCTCGGCGCAGCCTATGAATTACGTAACGGTATGCCTCCTGGCACTCCTCCTAAATCCAGTGGCCCTGACTTGATTCGTGGTATGCCTACTGAACTTTGGCTTAACTCTTTAGCAATCTCTTTAGATTCGAAGAAAGTGGCTGGAAAAAAATCCGTGATTAATCTCGTGACTCCTGATAATGGCGAGAAGTTTGTGGTCGAGTTAAGTAATTCAGCACTGACGAATATCAAAGGTCAACAAGCGAAAAACCCTGATCTAACCATCACTCTCAATCGTGCGGATTTAAATTCTGTCATGGGTGGCTCAAAAACCTTTGATCAGCTAATTACTGAGAAAAAGGCTAAGTTTGATGGTAATCGTCAAGTCTTTGAAGATTTACGTAGTAGTTTGACTAGCTTCACTCCTGACTTTGAGTTAATGCCTGGTACAAAATCTAAAACAACTGCTCCTCTAAAAACATTAGATCCACTCGTTGTTCAAGAAGCTGCTGAATTGCATCAGTAA
- a CDS encoding type II toxin-antitoxin system VapC family toxin: MIGLDTNVLVRYIAQDDIKQSALATNLINSLTKESPGFITLVSIIELVWVMQSCYQSTKIEVVKILETLIATRELMIENTETVIKAIRVFSGSKADFSDCLIERSANKAGCEYSVTFDVDAIKHAGFKSL; encoded by the coding sequence ATGATCGGACTGGATACCAATGTTTTAGTGCGCTATATCGCCCAAGATGACATCAAGCAATCTGCCCTTGCGACAAACTTAATCAACTCTCTAACAAAAGAGTCGCCGGGTTTTATTACCCTTGTGTCGATTATTGAATTAGTGTGGGTCATGCAAAGTTGCTATCAATCGACAAAAATAGAAGTTGTCAAAATTCTTGAAACACTCATTGCTACACGAGAGTTGATGATTGAAAATACAGAAACCGTCATCAAAGCCATTCGGGTTTTTTCTGGCTCTAAAGCAGATTTTTCCGATTGTTTGATTGAGCGCTCTGCCAATAAGGCTGGTTGTGAATATAGCGTTACCTTTGATGTTGATGCTATTAAGCATGCAGGATTTAAGAGTCTTTAA
- a CDS encoding alpha/beta hydrolase: protein MAYLTWGDPQNPNVLLCVHGLTRRGSDFTELARAMSDRYFVVCPDVVGRGNSDYLANPMLYGVPQYVSDMVTLIAHLKPQTLDWFGTSMGGFIGMVLAGLKHQPIQRLLLNDVGPRIDPAFFMRLMKYLSKPVVFATQDEGLAYVNELTTTFGRHTPEQWRELNLPQLIQKQGKWHLHYDPQINAPILASNPMTALAGEKALWNSFDAIQIPTLIVRGAESDLLSPATVAEMLKRNPYAKSIEIPQAGHAPAFILPNHIHIAREFFSNLN from the coding sequence ATGGCTTATTTAACTTGGGGCGATCCCCAAAACCCCAATGTACTACTTTGTGTCCACGGACTGACACGACGCGGTAGTGATTTTACCGAACTAGCAAGAGCCATGTCTGATCGATACTTTGTTGTCTGTCCAGATGTTGTCGGACGTGGCAACTCTGATTACTTAGCTAATCCGATGCTCTACGGTGTCCCACAATACGTCAGTGACATGGTCACCTTAATTGCGCATCTCAAGCCACAGACGCTCGACTGGTTTGGTACCTCGATGGGTGGTTTCATTGGTATGGTACTTGCAGGCCTAAAACATCAACCTATCCAACGACTCTTGCTCAATGATGTAGGACCGCGCATTGATCCCGCATTTTTTATGCGTTTAATGAAATATCTCAGTAAACCCGTTGTGTTTGCCACCCAAGATGAAGGCTTAGCCTATGTCAATGAACTCACCACCACGTTTGGGCGCCACACACCAGAACAGTGGCGAGAGCTTAACTTGCCACAACTCATCCAAAAGCAGGGGAAGTGGCATTTACATTATGACCCGCAAATCAATGCCCCCATTCTTGCCTCAAACCCCATGACTGCTCTTGCCGGAGAAAAAGCCCTTTGGAATAGTTTCGATGCCATTCAGATACCGACACTGATTGTGCGGGGTGCTGAGTCTGATCTTTTATCCCCTGCAACCGTCGCAGAAATGCTTAAGCGCAATCCCTATGCCAAGAGTATTGAGATCCCGCAAGCAGGTCATGCACCCGCCTTTATATTGCCCAATCACATACACATTGCACGGGAATTTTTTAGTAATTTGAACTAA
- a CDS encoding SDR family oxidoreductase: MAYQIDLIGKVAFITGASSGLGVQFATSLANAGATVVLAARRIDRLQALAKELGNTGAKVHCVALDVTSTASIEQATAQAIQLAGPIDILVNNSGVSTTQRIVDVTEADYDFVLDTNTKGAFFVAQAIGKQMIARAKKAQGEGQEPPAQRIINIASVAGIRVLAQISTYSMSKAAVIHMTHAMALEWGRYGINVNAICPGYIKTEINADYWGTEGGQKLIQKLPRKRVGQTQDLEGLLLLLASPESRFINGSIMTADDGLAVQ; encoded by the coding sequence ATGGCGTATCAAATTGATTTAATAGGTAAAGTGGCATTCATCACGGGAGCTTCTAGTGGCTTAGGCGTGCAATTTGCAACATCTTTAGCCAATGCTGGTGCAACGGTTGTACTCGCAGCTCGCCGAATCGATCGTTTGCAAGCGCTTGCCAAAGAACTCGGGAACACAGGAGCCAAAGTTCATTGTGTGGCCCTTGATGTCACCTCAACTGCGTCCATTGAGCAAGCCACCGCTCAGGCAATACAACTCGCTGGCCCCATTGATATTTTGGTCAATAATTCTGGCGTCTCTACCACCCAGCGGATTGTGGACGTTACCGAAGCCGATTACGATTTTGTGCTGGACACCAATACCAAAGGTGCATTTTTTGTCGCTCAGGCCATTGGCAAGCAAATGATTGCCCGAGCCAAAAAAGCCCAAGGAGAGGGACAAGAACCACCGGCGCAACGCATCATCAATATTGCTTCTGTCGCAGGCATCCGGGTTCTTGCGCAAATCAGTACGTATTCCATGAGTAAAGCTGCCGTGATTCATATGACACACGCCATGGCGCTCGAATGGGGACGATATGGCATCAATGTCAACGCCATTTGTCCGGGATATATTAAAACCGAGATTAATGCCGATTATTGGGGAACTGAAGGTGGGCAAAAACTCATCCAAAAATTACCCCGTAAGCGCGTGGGACAAACACAAGACTTAGAAGGCCTTTTATTACTTCTAGCCAGTCCCGAATCCCGCTTTATCAATGGTTCCATTATGACTGCCGATGATGGCTTAGCCGTTCAATAA
- a CDS encoding AbrB/MazE/SpoVT family DNA-binding domain-containing protein: protein MSTATVTSKGQITIPATVRTALEIEAGSRIEFVEMENGQFMIVPIVSPIQSLKGMLRKPLVPVSIEDMNRAIATQGAKLR, encoded by the coding sequence ATGAGTACAGCGACAGTAACCTCCAAAGGGCAGATCACCATACCAGCCACAGTTCGGACCGCGCTTGAAATTGAAGCCGGAAGTCGTATCGAATTTGTTGAGATGGAAAATGGTCAATTTATGATCGTTCCCATCGTAAGCCCCATTCAATCTCTCAAGGGCATGTTACGTAAACCACTAGTTCCCGTCAGCATCGAAGACATGAATAGAGCGATTGCAACGCAAGGAGCAAAATTGCGATGA
- a CDS encoding cation diffusion facilitator family transporter: protein MMHGHSHHTPKESVHIHELHAHKVGDTPHSHAKEVTSQKVLSIALAITLGFALVEVFAGFYANSLALISDAGHMVTDAAGLLLAVIAQYVSKSPPSAKYSFGLGRAEALAAFVNSVAMIALIVWITVEAISRFQDPHVVGGSTVTIVAALGLVVNLIVAWMLSRNNQSMNTRAALIHVMGDLLGSVAALIAGIVIQYTGWMQIDPILSMVVCLILIRSTVHILLESYHFLMKGVPRHIDYIQVGKDLQTIDGVVAVHDLHVWEMTPGFPALIGHIEITNLNQWPITMDLIREMLIKKHSIDHVTLQPEISTT, encoded by the coding sequence ATGATGCATGGACACTCTCATCATACCCCTAAAGAGAGTGTCCACATTCATGAACTTCACGCTCACAAAGTAGGTGATACGCCGCATTCCCATGCCAAAGAAGTCACCAGTCAAAAAGTACTCTCGATTGCATTAGCCATCACCTTAGGTTTTGCCTTGGTCGAAGTGTTTGCAGGTTTTTATGCTAACTCCCTAGCACTAATATCTGATGCCGGACATATGGTAACCGACGCTGCTGGTCTTTTACTTGCCGTGATTGCGCAATATGTTTCTAAGTCACCACCATCGGCAAAATATTCATTTGGTTTAGGAAGAGCGGAAGCATTAGCTGCATTTGTCAACTCCGTTGCCATGATTGCCTTGATCGTTTGGATTACCGTGGAGGCGATTAGTCGTTTTCAAGATCCGCACGTCGTCGGTGGCTCTACCGTAACAATCGTCGCCGCTCTTGGGCTTGTTGTGAATCTGATTGTGGCGTGGATGTTGTCCCGAAATAATCAAAGCATGAACACCCGTGCTGCGTTGATACATGTAATGGGTGATTTACTTGGTTCAGTTGCAGCTTTAATTGCCGGTATTGTGATCCAGTACACCGGTTGGATGCAAATTGATCCGATTCTCTCTATGGTCGTATGCCTCATTTTGATTCGATCGACGGTTCATATTTTGCTCGAGTCGTATCATTTTTTAATGAAGGGCGTCCCCAGGCATATCGACTACATTCAAGTCGGAAAAGATTTACAAACCATTGATGGAGTTGTAGCCGTGCATGATTTGCACGTCTGGGAAATGACACCAGGATTTCCGGCACTCATTGGCCATATTGAAATCACCAATCTTAATCAATGGCCTATCACCATGGATTTGATTCGTGAGATGCTCATCAAAAAACACAGCATTGATCACGTCACTCTCCAACCCGAAATTAGTACCACTTAG
- a CDS encoding CoA transferase subunit B — protein sequence MAWTKDQMAARAAQELKDGFYVNLGIGLPTLVANHIPEGMEVWLQSENGLMGIGPFPTEAEVDADLINAGKQTVTTLPGSSIFSSADSFGMIRAGKINVAILGAMQVSSKGDLANWMIPGKMIKGMGGAMDLVAGVGHVIIVMEHVARKKDGTEDFKILSECTLPLTGVGVVDQIITDLCVINVTPTGLKLTELAPGVTVEDVIAKTPAPLEVAV from the coding sequence ATGGCATGGACAAAAGATCAAATGGCAGCAAGAGCTGCCCAAGAATTAAAGGACGGGTTTTACGTCAATCTCGGGATTGGCTTACCGACCTTGGTGGCGAATCACATTCCTGAAGGAATGGAAGTGTGGCTTCAATCAGAAAACGGCTTAATGGGCATTGGCCCCTTTCCGACAGAAGCAGAAGTTGATGCTGACCTCATCAATGCAGGTAAACAAACCGTCACTACCTTACCAGGTTCCTCCATCTTTTCATCTGCGGACTCCTTTGGCATGATCCGTGCCGGTAAGATCAATGTGGCGATTTTAGGAGCCATGCAAGTCAGCTCCAAAGGTGATTTGGCCAACTGGATGATTCCTGGCAAGATGATCAAAGGCATGGGCGGTGCAATGGACTTAGTCGCTGGCGTTGGTCATGTCATCATTGTGATGGAGCATGTTGCCCGTAAAAAAGACGGTACTGAAGATTTTAAGATCTTGTCAGAATGTACCCTGCCATTAACTGGAGTGGGCGTTGTTGATCAGATCATTACTGATCTGTGTGTGATCAATGTCACACCAACAGGACTCAAGCTAACAGAACTCGCCCCTGGCGTTACTGTAGAGGATGTAATTGCCAAAACACCCGCGCCATTAGAAGTGGCGGTTTAA
- a CDS encoding CoA transferase subunit A, whose protein sequence is MNKVYASTKEALHDVVKDGVMMAVGGFGICGIPEALIAGMKENGAKNLTVISNNCGIDGYGLGILLENRQIKKMICSFIGGNAEFERQFLAKEVEVELTPQGTLAEKLRSGGCGIPAFFTKTGVGTLVAEGKETREFDGQTYLMERTLTPDVGLVKAWKADKSGNLVYHLTARNFNPVAAMAGKITIAEVEEIVENGELDPDQIHTPGIYVHRIVCNPTPEKRIEQKTTRSA, encoded by the coding sequence ATGAATAAAGTATATGCCTCAACAAAAGAGGCACTACATGATGTTGTGAAAGACGGCGTCATGATGGCCGTGGGTGGATTTGGTATTTGCGGCATTCCGGAAGCGTTGATTGCTGGAATGAAAGAAAATGGCGCAAAAAATCTGACCGTGATTTCCAATAACTGCGGTATAGATGGTTACGGCCTTGGCATTTTGTTAGAAAATCGTCAAATCAAAAAAATGATTTGTTCATTTATTGGCGGTAATGCTGAATTTGAAAGACAGTTTTTAGCCAAAGAAGTCGAAGTAGAACTTACACCACAAGGAACCTTGGCAGAAAAATTACGTTCAGGTGGTTGCGGAATTCCGGCATTTTTTACCAAGACCGGTGTCGGTACACTTGTTGCTGAAGGTAAAGAGACTCGTGAGTTTGATGGTCAGACCTATTTGATGGAAAGAACCTTAACACCTGATGTTGGCTTGGTCAAAGCCTGGAAGGCAGATAAATCCGGTAATTTGGTTTATCACCTAACAGCTCGTAATTTCAATCCAGTTGCTGCCATGGCTGGAAAAATCACGATTGCTGAAGTGGAAGAGATTGTTGAGAATGGTGAATTAGATCCAGATCAGATTCATACACCGGGTATCTATGTCCACCGGATTGTGTGCAATCCAACCCCTGAAAAGCGTATCGAACAAAAAACGACACGTTCAGCATAA
- a CDS encoding electron transfer flavoprotein-ubiquinone oxidoreductase has translation MQNPLTSAAILAQYGPRESMEYDVVIVGGGPAGLSCAIHIKQLAQQNNQEISVVVLEKGSEIGAHIVSGAVMDPIALNELFPNWKELGAPLHTPVKEDRFLFLTQSMGVKTPDWLLPDSFKNHGNYIISLSDFTRWLGSQAEALGVEIFPGFAAAEVLFNEQGHVKGVATGNLGIGKDGQVTDQFQLGMELHAKYTIFAEGARGHLGKQLIAKFKLDSSSAPQSYGIGIKELWEIDPKVHEEGLVIHTAGWPLSSDTYGGSFLYHMANNQVSVGFVVGLGYKNPYLSPFEEFQRYKTHPSIRKFFENGKRLSYGARAITAGGFNSLPKTIFPGGALIGCDAGYLNASRIKGSHAAIKSGMLVARDIVGALENGRSQDELHHYPKYFKSSWLFDELYKARNFKIAMTKGLYTGSLLVGLEQKIFKGSAPWNLKHPKPDHACLELASMHQPIEYPKPDGKITFDRLSSVFISNTNHAENQPAHLTLKNPDVPINTNLAQYAGPEARYCPAGVYEYVRTDGIDRLQINAQNCVHCKTCDIKDPTQNIVWVTPEGGGGPNYSGM, from the coding sequence ATGCAAAATCCTCTCACTTCAGCAGCAATTCTCGCGCAATACGGTCCTCGCGAATCCATGGAATATGACGTTGTCATCGTTGGTGGTGGGCCAGCAGGTCTTTCTTGCGCTATTCATATCAAACAACTTGCACAACAAAACAATCAGGAAATATCAGTTGTAGTTCTAGAAAAGGGTTCAGAAATCGGTGCTCACATTGTTTCTGGTGCCGTGATGGATCCAATTGCTTTAAATGAGCTGTTCCCGAACTGGAAAGAACTCGGGGCTCCTCTACATACGCCCGTTAAAGAAGATCGTTTTCTGTTCTTAACGCAATCCATGGGTGTTAAAACTCCGGATTGGTTACTGCCTGATTCATTTAAGAATCATGGTAATTACATTATTAGTTTGTCAGATTTCACGAGATGGTTAGGTTCTCAAGCAGAAGCACTCGGTGTTGAAATCTTTCCTGGCTTTGCGGCAGCTGAGGTTCTATTTAATGAACAAGGCCATGTCAAAGGGGTTGCTACAGGCAATCTAGGTATTGGCAAAGATGGTCAAGTCACGGATCAGTTTCAATTGGGGATGGAACTCCATGCCAAATACACAATCTTTGCAGAAGGGGCGCGAGGTCATCTAGGCAAACAACTGATTGCCAAGTTCAAATTAGATTCTTCTTCGGCGCCTCAAAGTTATGGTATCGGCATCAAAGAGCTTTGGGAAATCGACCCAAAAGTTCATGAAGAAGGTTTGGTGATACACACAGCTGGCTGGCCTTTATCTAGTGATACGTATGGCGGATCTTTTCTGTATCACATGGCGAATAACCAGGTGTCTGTAGGTTTTGTGGTGGGGCTCGGTTATAAAAATCCGTACCTCTCCCCTTTTGAAGAATTCCAACGCTATAAAACTCATCCAAGTATTCGTAAGTTTTTTGAGAATGGTAAACGCCTAAGCTATGGTGCCCGGGCTATCACAGCAGGTGGCTTTAACAGCTTGCCGAAGACTATTTTTCCAGGTGGCGCCCTCATTGGGTGTGATGCGGGTTATCTCAATGCTTCTCGTATTAAGGGTTCGCATGCGGCCATTAAATCAGGGATGTTGGTGGCTCGCGATATCGTGGGCGCTCTTGAGAATGGAAGATCGCAAGATGAGTTGCATCATTATCCAAAATACTTCAAATCGAGTTGGCTTTTCGATGAACTTTACAAAGCGCGTAATTTTAAAATTGCGATGACCAAGGGTCTATACACGGGTAGTCTTTTAGTGGGTCTTGAGCAAAAGATATTCAAAGGTAGTGCCCCATGGAACCTCAAACATCCCAAGCCGGATCATGCCTGTTTAGAGCTAGCATCAATGCATCAACCCATTGAGTATCCCAAGCCTGATGGAAAAATTACGTTTGATCGTTTGTCGTCGGTGTTTATTTCCAATACAAATCATGCGGAAAATCAACCCGCACACTTAACTCTTAAAAATCCTGATGTGCCAATCAATACCAATTTAGCTCAATATGCCGGACCAGAAGCTCGTTACTGCCCTGCTGGTGTTTATGAATATGTTCGAACAGACGGTATCGATCGTCTCCAAATTAATGCGCAAAATTGTGTGCATTGTAAAACTTGTGACATCAAAGATCCTACGCAAAATATTGTATGGGTAACGCCTGAAGGTGGCGGTGGACCTAATTACTCGGGGATGTAA
- a CDS encoding HD domain-containing protein, whose protein sequence is MRDTKIIQDVKQPGNSAENQTERTWFGETQAAHLQGMLAIAKTLYLDESTLTAIAHLDSTLSTPKLQAQFGEETSSLIKSFQALEATRNKAATGQVETLRKMLLAFSQDIRVVLMYLSSRLQTLRWVTQQKMDVPTEWSAELLEIDAALANRLGVWQIKWEMEDLAFRCMEPKAYYDIAKQLDGKRNARQAFISNIMTQFETLLQEQRIPAQIQGRPKHIYSIWKKMKGKSLDFTELRDISAIRILVDTVPQCYAVLGIAHDVFKPVLQEFDDYIANPKPNGYQSLHTVVTDDHGTIFEIQIRTQEMHHQAEYGVAAHWRYKEGVQNGTLSDAALYEQRIAWARQLISWKDEAWEQMKGQSIDDHIYALTPLGRVIPLDPNSTPLDFAYAVHTNIGHRCRGAKIDGQMVTLDTIVKSGQTVEILTVKQGGPSRDWLLADKAYVASHRAKSKIRAWFHAQETELEHKDHKPEKELKEKLEEETSPSPEIMLRPSKRKSEGGDVLVVGVDSLMTQLSKCCRPVPPDEICGFVTRGRGVSIHRQQCATLKQLLQRAPERIIKTAWGASSQAEKALFSVEIFVLAIDRQGLLRDISEVYSKLKINVIGVNTLSSKGMATMSFSVEVHQATDIQLALNALSEVKGVTEVARK, encoded by the coding sequence ATGCGAGATACAAAGATCATCCAAGACGTCAAACAACCAGGAAATTCAGCGGAAAACCAAACCGAACGCACCTGGTTTGGTGAGACGCAAGCCGCGCATCTCCAGGGTATGCTAGCGATTGCCAAAACCCTCTATCTCGATGAATCTACCTTAACTGCCATCGCGCATCTAGACAGTACACTAAGTACACCTAAATTACAGGCGCAATTTGGGGAAGAGACGAGCAGTCTGATTAAAAGTTTTCAGGCATTAGAAGCCACCCGCAACAAAGCAGCGACAGGGCAAGTAGAAACCCTGCGTAAAATGCTGTTAGCTTTTTCACAAGACATTCGCGTTGTACTCATGTATTTATCCTCCAGATTGCAAACCCTACGTTGGGTGACACAACAAAAAATGGATGTACCAACAGAGTGGTCGGCGGAACTTTTAGAGATTGATGCTGCATTAGCCAACCGCTTAGGCGTTTGGCAAATTAAATGGGAGATGGAAGATTTAGCATTTCGGTGTATGGAGCCAAAAGCCTATTACGATATTGCAAAGCAGTTAGACGGCAAGCGTAACGCGCGACAAGCATTTATTAGTAACATCATGACGCAGTTTGAAACCTTATTACAAGAGCAGCGGATTCCTGCGCAGATCCAAGGACGACCCAAACATATTTATAGTATTTGGAAAAAAATGAAAGGGAAGTCATTAGACTTTACTGAACTCAGAGATATTAGCGCCATACGAATCTTAGTCGATACCGTGCCTCAGTGTTATGCCGTCCTCGGCATTGCCCATGACGTCTTTAAGCCCGTCTTACAAGAGTTTGATGATTACATTGCGAACCCAAAGCCCAATGGCTATCAATCCTTACACACCGTAGTAACCGATGACCATGGCACCATCTTTGAGATACAGATCCGTACCCAAGAGATGCATCATCAAGCTGAGTATGGCGTAGCAGCACACTGGCGATACAAAGAAGGTGTGCAGAACGGTACACTCAGTGATGCTGCACTATATGAGCAGCGGATTGCTTGGGCAAGACAATTGATTTCTTGGAAAGATGAAGCCTGGGAGCAGATGAAAGGTCAAAGCATCGATGATCACATTTATGCATTAACTCCCTTGGGACGAGTGATCCCCCTAGACCCAAATTCCACACCGCTTGATTTTGCTTATGCCGTGCATACCAATATTGGACACCGCTGCCGCGGAGCAAAGATTGACGGTCAAATGGTCACACTCGATACCATTGTCAAAAGTGGTCAAACCGTTGAGATCCTAACGGTCAAACAAGGTGGACCTTCCAGAGACTGGTTGCTGGCCGATAAAGCCTATGTAGCGTCCCACCGCGCTAAATCAAAAATTAGGGCATGGTTTCATGCGCAGGAGACCGAGCTCGAGCATAAAGATCATAAACCTGAAAAAGAGCTCAAAGAAAAACTAGAAGAAGAAACCAGTCCATCCCCAGAAATAATGCTTCGTCCCTCCAAGCGTAAAAGTGAAGGAGGAGATGTCTTGGTGGTTGGGGTGGATTCTCTCATGACTCAATTATCTAAATGTTGCCGACCCGTGCCCCCTGATGAGATATGTGGATTTGTGACCCGCGGGCGGGGCGTATCGATTCATCGCCAGCAGTGTGCAACACTCAAGCAACTTCTTCAAAGAGCACCAGAGCGCATCATTAAAACCGCTTGGGGAGCATCATCTCAAGCAGAAAAAGCCTTGTTTTCAGTAGAAATCTTTGTATTAGCTATCGATCGACAAGGTTTACTCAGAGATATCTCAGAGGTCTACTCCAAGCTCAAAATCAATGTGATTGGTGTCAACACCCTTTCTAGTAAAGGGATGGCTACGATGAGTTTTTCTGTGGAAGTTCACCAAGCTACGGACATCCAACTAGCCCTAAACGCATTATCTGAAGTCAAGGGGGTGACAGAGGTGGCAAGAAAGTGA
- a CDS encoding zinc ribbon domain-containing protein produces MLEYKCHEARVFFLEVNERHTTQTCSSCGQKPPSRPKGIAGLGLREWACDCCAVIHDETLMPTRRFPVSD; encoded by the coding sequence ATGTTGGAATACAAGTGCCATGAGGCAAGAGTTTTCTTTTTAGAGGTGAATGAGCGCCATACAACCCAAACCTGTTCTTCATGTGGCCAAAAACCACCGTCGCGGCCGAAAGGTATCGCAGGACTTGGACTAAGAGAATGGGCTTGCGACTGTTGTGCAGTGATCCACGATGAGACATTAATGCCAACAAGAAGATTCCCCGTATCGGACTAA